From a region of the Candida albicans SC5314 chromosome 1, complete sequence genome:
- the MSN4 gene encoding stress-responsive transcriptional activator (Zinc finger transcription factor; similar to S. cerevisiae Msn4, but not a significant stress response regulator in C. albicans; partly complements STRE-activation defect of S. cerevisiae msn2 msn4 double mutant; flow model biofilm induced), with translation MSQEFQPLFETTPYFNSQMLSNIPMTNGNTAGNGNGNTATTPSTGNNNPPNVNETINLLSFPETSHLSDEIFFNNYQFNNQLGSDSTNNNAFLSQQQQEQQQFLYNQQSQLQPPPPQQQQDQRINQINSATSAHSFDNELASNISSNSLNTYFSNPHASSSTSSSSSSSSSSSSFSAGSTNNINNNIGNNNNNQATSKVPTTPQQFIHHGRQNSTTIPIDQLTLLSLRTPGTTKPVNNQLIPQNQFNNLQQPNFDSYSPTSQPPSQQQQQQQNQLSQGFQPVSSSNPALVNNISVDANTIAAAVAAATAATEDITVGPVLEEGTINPRQLFNNKLGTSMSSPSLSTLFVNNRAQQQQPQPQQQQLPPQQEQNIQSLPTSAIPPDQQSIQQLAMQQQQQQVPVNHKRSSSTPHFDFKINDDFTNSISSWFNNQNGLDPNQQIDEENNKLFVNPNGILKNHTHIKTRNHSYSSGVMHSSRGTSRRNSVQLLSNGNIIGSNGGNVNGGGVILTTATATTTNGLTTNSLHGSPITLTTAHFENINEENDSINDSSIDITSNPTGITTKPITTSVDEDGDAKHSRKRRKSSSAINMGETIGPLSDSPSISPTNSNTNNDTIMATSTVATKNITKEELMKKKSHSKSASTNNTTTATKNERKKSTTAHNISPNGNGNGNSQASFPCNECDKQFKRSEHLKRHQRSVHSNDRPFACKYCEKKFSRSDNLAQHLKTHIKTDANGNAMIVYGNPSNHGRKEKKKSV, from the coding sequence ATGTCTCAAGAATTCCAACctttatttgaaacaacaccttatttcaattcacAGATGTTAAGTAATATCCCCATGACTAATGGGAATACCGCTGGCAATGGTAATGGAAACACCGCCACAACACCTTCAACGGGTAACAATAATCCACCTAATGTTAATGAGACAATTAATTTACTTTCATTCCCAGAGACAAGTCATTTAAGtgatgaaatatttttcaataattatcaattcaataatcaGTTAGGGTCAGATTctaccaacaacaatgcCTTCTTGTcgcaacaacagcaagaacaacaacaatttttatataatcAACAGTCGCAActacaaccaccaccaccacaacaacaacaagaccagagaattaatcaaataaatagTGCTACTTCTGCACattcatttgataatgaattagCTAGTAATATATCttctaattcattaaacacgtatttttcaaatccacATGCTTcgtcatcaacatcatcatcgtcgtcctcgtcatcttcatcactGTCGTTTTCTGCCGGTTCCACAAataacatcaacaacaatattggcaacaacaacaataatcaaGCGACATCAAAAGTACCCACTACACCACAACAATTTATCCATCATGGCAGGCAAAATTCAACTACAATtccaattgatcaattgacaTTATTATCTTTGAGAACTCCAGGTACCACAAAACCGgttaataatcaattaattccacaaaatcaatttaacaATTTACAACAGCCAAATTTTGATAGTTATTCACCAACATCACAACCAccatcacaacaacaacaacagcagcaaaaTCAACTAAGTCAAGGTTTCCAACCGGTATCATCGTCAAATCCTGCTTTAGTAAATAATATTAGTGTTGATGCAAATACtattgctgctgctgtAGCTGCTGCAACTGCTGCCACTGAAGATATTACTGTTGGTCCAGTACTTGAAGAAGGTACAATAAATCCTCGTcaacttttcaataataaattaggTACTTCAATGAGTTCCCCAAGTTTATCTACGCTATTTGTTAATAACCGtgctcaacaacaacaaccacaaccacaacaacagcaactaccaccacaacaagaacaaaacATTCAATCTTTACCAACATCGGCAATACCACCAGATCAACAATCTATACAACAATTGGCaatgcaacaacaacaacagcaagtGCCCGTAAATCATAAACGAAGCAGTTCTACTCCacattttgatttcaaaataaatgatGACTTTACGAATTCTATATCATCTTGGttcaataatcaaaatgGTTTAGatccaaatcaacaaattgatgaggaaaataataaattatttgttaaTCCAAATGGAATACTTAAAAATCATACTCACATTAAAACGAGAAATCATTCTTATTCTAGTGGGGTAATGCATTCAAGTCGTGGTACTAGCAGAAGAAATTCTGTTCAATTGTTAAGTAATGGTAATATTATTGGTAGTAATGGTGGTAATGTTAATGGTGGTGGGGTTATTCTTACTACTGCcactgctactactactaatgGATTAACTACAAATTCATTACATGGATCACCAATCACTTTAACAACAGCtcattttgaaaacattaatgaagaaaatgatagTATTAATGATTCAAGTATTGATATTACCAGCAATCCCACTGGTATAACAACCAAACCAATCACTACTAGTGTTGACGAAGATGGAGATGCTAAACATAGCagaaagagaagaaaaagttcATCAGCAATTAATATGGGTGAAACCATTGGCCCGTTATCCGATTCTCCTTCAATCTCACCAACTAATAGTAATACCAATAATGACACAATAATGGCAACTAGTACTGTTGCTACTAAAAATATCactaaagaagaattaatgaaaaagaaatctcATTCAAAATCTGCATCCACCAACAATACTACCACAGCCACAAAAAATGAACGCAAGAAACTGACCACCGCCCATAATATATCTCctaatggtaatggtaatggtaattcTCAAGCATCATTCCCATGTAATGAATGTgataaacaatttaaacGTTCAGAACATTTAAAAAGACATCAAAGATCTGTTCATTCAAATGATCGACCATTTGCTTGTAAATATtgtga
- the PFK26 gene encoding Pfk26p (Putative 6-phosphofructo-2-kinase; protein repressed during the mating process): MPPTSTDSTNNSTPSPNTSANSSDQFPHHSQESIRILIAANFKQPKPQPQQQPHPQQHSSELSHPTSNLHQVSSNSAHSSDISPTDSGISLRPNRVKSYSISNGVLSHSRTANKRVSFSNLHSTNSSQLSLTSSESSENEIYSDEDEEEEEDYEAGKDHDNSEDIKHPNHNETSELLLREPNFKQGKKDDTITTTTQEESSSHNSSGSINRSTIGKKIAKFTAGSMTPSPNELSPTSSSASLKSKKNKSSYPYPYSSRHNFLNHYGGEKLALSKSLDSQLLEPYDSNSSVNSFLPEFNKRPLTDTPIVSTIGSPITREQSYDDYDEEEDEDRGNINSIQEEEGGDSSGTTTNKHKPTSLHKTKNISHLNLSELSHKDTTTNKEGSPDAESLKNSREHAASIAAKQLVGNKALEKEDDLPTGTIAAQLLRKSAGISDNSGQLSYSVPSRSPPHVLIDESTGVSTPVGSVVTVSSGEDGKEKGKGLVMAKNVKDNLLKDLPPYMKEQFEKTPSLEKLKNLLMHKPPPSARKAYTLNIPGQTSSKTSPDGKIASVDVGSKLVIVMVGLPARGKSYITNKLTRYLNWLQHDCRVFNVGNTRRKDKLNAGPENQPLPDKATTPTESRSPRQHDADFFNPENKDSTALREKWAMDTLDQLLDYVISGSGSVGIFDATNSTKLRRKRVLKRIQQRSNGELPVLYLESVCNDPSIIESNIRLKLSGPDYKDMDPKLAFNDFVGRLHNYEKAYETIDEEEEKIPGFQYVKMIDVGKKVVSFNIKGFLASQTIYFLLNFNLCERQIWITRHGESQDNLNGRIGGDANLTKRGLKFAQALTQFMNFQRQEFRKQQLERFSSRLELKYNSLFNEDDVALLDSIPSEPNFCVWTSMLTRAVETGQYFNDQLYSIKQLRMLNELGGGKFEGMTYEEIQSKYPKEFASRLKNKLSYRYPGVGGESYLDVLTRLRPLIAEVERTTDHLLIISHRVVSRILLAYFLNLDKSAIGELDVPLHTLYCLESHPYGTDYTMYEYDENLDWFVKAEPEHQKNVKEVGVVFKERKYSVVPTAPPTSKSRAVSFAVTNNYNNNNNTDHTNNKATDDVRDEIRRRLSMGTSNKPTLSVRDGDDKSITAKHLRDLKNLRKPMGQRKTAADQLC; this comes from the coding sequence ATGCCACCAACAAGTACAgattcaacaaataattctaCACCATCACCTAATACTAGTGCTAATTCACTGGATCAATTTCCTCATCATAGTCAAGAATCAATTCGGATTTTAATTGCCGctaatttcaaacaacCAAAGCCACAACCACAGCAACAACCACACCCACAACAACATAGTCTGGAACTATCTCATCCTACGTCAAACTTGCACCAGGTTTCATCTAATTCAGCTCATTCAAGTGATATCTCACCAACTGATTCTGGAATCAGTTTACGACCAAATCGTGTCAAATCTTATTCTATTAGTAATGGAGTATTAAGTCATTCAAGAACAGCCAATAAACGTGTCTCATTTTCCAATCTtcattcaacaaattcttcaCAATTATCTTTAACAAGTTCAGAAAGTtctgaaaatgaaatttataGTGACGaggatgaagaagaagaagaagattatgAGGCCGGAAAAGATCATGATAATTCCGAAGATATAAAGCATCCAAACCATAATGAAACTTCGGAATTGCTTCTACGAGAaccaaatttcaaacaagGTAAAAAAGATGATACCATTACCACAACTACTCAAGAAGAACTGTCATCACATAACTCTTCTGGTTCGATTAATCGTTCTACTATTGGTAAAAAAATTGCTAAATTTACTGCAGGAAGTATGACACCTTCACCTAATGAATTATCACCAACATCATCAAGTGCATCATtaaaatctaaaaaaaataaatccaGCTATCCATATCCTTATTCTTCTCGtcataattttttgaatcattATGGAGGAGAAAAGTTGgcattatcaaaatcattagaTTCTCAATTATTAGAACCTTATGATTCTAATAGTTCtgtcaattcatttttacCCGAATTCAATAAACGTCCATTAACTGATACACCAATTGTTTCAACAATAGGATCTCCCATAACTAGAGAACAATCatatgatgattatgatgaagaagaagacgaagacCGAGGTAACATTAATTCCattcaagaagaagaaggtgGCGACTCAAGTggtactactactaataaaCATAAACCCACATCATTACATAAGAcgaaaaatatttcacatttaaatttatcagAATTATCACATAAAgacactactactaataaaGAAGGTTCACCTGATGCTGAATCACTTAAGAATTCAAGAGAACACGCGGCTCTGATTGCTGCTAAACAATTAGTTGGTAATAAAGCATTAGAAAAAGAGGATGACTTACCGACAGGGACAATTGCAGCACAATTATTACGTAAATCAGCTGGTATATCTGATAATTCTGGTCAATTACTGTATTCAGTTCCATCAAGATCACCTCCACATGTActtattgatgaatcaaCTGGTGTCAGTACTCCTGTGGGTTCAGTAGTTACGGTTTCTTCTGGTGAAGATGGTAAAGAAAAGGGGAAAGGACTAGTGATGGCTAAAAATGTTaaagataatttattaaaagatttaCCACCATATATGAAggaacaatttgaaaaaaccCCATCCCtcgaaaaattgaaaaatttattaatgcATAAACCTCCACCATCAGCTAGAAAAGCTTATACTTTAAATATCCCGGGTCAAACATCTTCTAAAACTTCACCTGACGGGAAGATTGCTTCAGTTGATGTTGGATCTAAATTGGTGATTGTTATGGTGGGATTACCTGCTAGAGGGAAATCATATATTACTAATAAATTGACACGATATCTTAATTGGTTACAACACGATTGTCGAGTTTTCAATGTTGGTAATACTAGAAGAaaagataaattaaatgCTGGTCCAGAGAATCAACCATTACCTGATAAAGCCACTACACCAACAGAATCAAGATCACCTCGACAACATGATGctgattttttcaacccAGAAAATAAAGATAGTACGGCATTGAGAGAAAAATGGGCTATGGATACTTTAgatcaattattagattATGTTATTAGTGGAAGTGGATCAGTAGGGATTTTCGATGCCACCAATTCGACTAAATTAAGACGGAAACGAGTCTTGAAAAGAATTCAGCAACGATCAAATGGGGAATTACCAGTATTATATTTAGAAAGTGTTTGTAATGATCCTAgtattattgaatcaaatattcGATTGAAATTAAGTGGGCCCGATTATAAAGATATGGATCCTAAATTGGcatttaatgattttgtgGGACGATTACATAATTATGAAAAAGCTTATGAAAccattgatgaagaagaagaaaaaattccTGGATTCCAATATGTCAAAATGATTGATGTGGGGAAAAAAGTTGTTAGTTTTAATATTAAAGGATTTCTTGCATCacaaacaatttatttcttattaaattttaatttatgtGAACGACAAATTTGGATTACTCGACATGGAGAAAGTCAAGATAATTTGAATGGTAGAATTGGTGGTGATGCCAATTTAACTAAACGAGGTCTTAAATTTGCTCAAGCTTTAACACAATTTATGAATTTCCAACGACAAGAATTCCggaaacaacaattggaaaGATTTTCAAGTCGATTagaattaaaatataattccCTTTtcaatgaagatgatgttGCTCTATTGGATTCTATTCCTAGTGAACCGAATTTTTGCGTTTGGACATCGATGCTTACCCGTGCGGTTGAAACCGGACAATACTTTAATGatcaattatattcaattaaacaattaagAATGTTGAATGAATTAGGTGGAGGGAAATTTGAAGGTATGACATATGAAGAAATTCAATCGAAATATCCTAAAGAATTTGCCAGtagattgaaaaataaattaagtTATCGATATCCTGGAGTTGGAGGTGAATCTTATTTAGATGTTTTAACTCGATTAAGACCATTAATTGCTGAAGTTGAAAGAACCACTGatcatttattaattatatcACATCGAGTAGtatcaagaattttattagcatattttttaaatcttGATAAATCGGCCATTGGAGAATTGGATGTTCCATTACATACATTATATTGTTTAGAACTGCATCCTTATGGTACTGATTATACCATGTATGAATATGATGAAAATTTAGATTGGTTTGTTAAAGCTGAACCAGAACATCAAAAGAATGTTAAAGAAGTTGGAGTTGTTTTTAAAGAACGGAAATATTCTGTGGTCCCAACAGCTCCACCAACTTCAAAGTCTCGTGCTGTCAGTTTTGCCGTTAcaaacaactacaacaacaacaacaacactgATCATACCAACAATAAAGCTACTGATGATGTAAGAGAtgaaattagaagaagattatCAATGGGGACATCCAATAAACCAACATTACTGGTAcgtgatggtgatgataaatcaattacagCTAAACACTTACGagatttaaaaaatttaagaAAACCAATGGGACAACGGAAGACTGCTGCTGATCAATTATGTTAA
- the ZWF1 gene encoding glucose-6-phosphate dehydrogenase (Glucose-6-phosphate dehydrogenase; antigenic in mice; activity induced by O2 or oxidizing agents H2O2, menadione, macrophage; caspofungin repressed; induced in core stress response; regulated by Gcn2, Gcn4; rat catheter biofilm repressed): protein MSFDSFGDYATIVVFGASGDLAKKKTFPALFGLFREKQLPSTVQIIGYARSHLEDEEFKQRISEHFKGGDEKTKTEFLKLVSYISGPYDTDEGYKKLESRCQEYEKANKDKNDSYTPERLFYLALPPSVFTTVCEKVKKNVYPPEESKGKLRIIIEKPFGRDLDTYREMQKEISPLFTEDEIYRIDHYLGKEMVKNLLVLRFGNELFSGVWNNKHISSIQVSFKEAFGTEGRGGYFDTIGIIRDVMQNHLLQVLTLLTMERPVSFDPEAVRDEKVKVLKAFDAIDINDVILGQYTKSEDGKKPGYLDDKTVNPDSKAVTYAAFRVNIHNERWDGVPIVLRAGKALDESKVEIRIQFKPVAKGMFKEIQRNELVIRVQPNEAIYLKINSKIPGISTETSLTDLDLTYATRYSKDFWIPEAYEALIRDCYLGNHSNFVRDDELDVSWKLFTPLLNAVEDPAKKIELQYYPYGSKGPKDLRKYLNEHGYIFSDPGTYQWPLTSPNVKGKI from the coding sequence ATGtcatttgattcatttggAGATTATGCTaccattgttgtttttggtGCTTCAGGAGATTTagctaaaaagaaaacctTTCCAGCattatttggattatttAGAGAAAAACAATTACCATCAACGGTTCAAATCATTGGTTATGCTAGATCACAtttagaagatgaagaatttaaacaaagaaTTTCTGAACATTTTAAAGGTGGTGAtgaaaaaactaaaactgaatttttaaaacttGTTTCATATATTAGTGGACCTTATGATACTGATGAAGGttataaaaaattagaatCAAGATGTCAAGAATATGAAAAGGCcaataaagataaaaatgATAGTTATACTCCCGAAagattattttatttggcATTACCACCATCAGTGTTCACTACTGTTTGTgaaaaagttaaaaaaaatgtttatcCACCAGAAGAAAGTAAAGGTAAACttagaattattattgaaaaaccTTTTGGGCGTGATTTAGATACTTATCGTGAAAtgcaaaaagaaatttccCCATTATTTactgaagatgaaatttaTAGAATTGATCATTATTTAGGTAAAGAaatggtgaaaaatttattggtTTTACGATTTGgtaatgaattatttaGTGGAGTTTGGAATAATAAAcatatttcttcaattcaaGTTTCATTTAAAGAAGCTTTTGGTACTGAAGGTAGAGGTGGTTATTTTGATACCATTGGAATCATTAGAGATGTTATGcaaaatcatttattaCAAGTTTTAACTTTATTAACCATGGAAAGACCAGTTTCATTTGATCCTGAAGCCGTTAGAGATGAAAAAGTTAAAGTTTTAAAAGCATTTGATGctattgatattaatgaCGTTATATTGGGTCAATATACTAAATCTGAAGATGGTAAAAAACCAGGTTATTTAGATGATAAAACCGTTAATCCGGATTCTAAAGCTGTTACTTATGCTGCTTTCCGTGTAAACATTCATAATGAAAGATGGGATGGAGTTCCAATTGTTTTACGTGCTGGTAAAGCTTTAGATGAAAGTAAAGTTGAAATtagaattcaatttaaacCAGTCGCCAAGGGGATGtttaaagaaattcaaagaaATGAATTAGTTATTAGAGTACAACCAAATGAAGccatttatttaaaaattaattcCAAAATCCCTGGAATTTCTACTGAAACTTCATTAACTGATTTAGATTTAACTTATGCTACTCGTTATTCTAAAGATTTTTGGATTCCTGAAGCTTATGAAGCATTAATTAGAGATTGTTATTTAGGTAATCATTCTAATTTTGTTAGAgatgatgaattggatGTTTCTTGGAAATTATTTACTCCATTATTGAATGCCGTTGAAGATCCAgctaaaaaaattgaattacaaTATTATCCTTATGGTTCAAAAGGTCCAAAAGATTtaagaaaatatttgaatgaaCATGGTTATATATTTAGTGATCCAGGTACTTATCAATGGCCATTAACTAGTCCTAACGTTAAAGGgaagatttag
- the KEX2 gene encoding kexin (Subtilisin-like protease (proprotein convertase); processes aspartyl proteinase Sap2; required for hyphal growth and wild-type virulence in mice; functional homolog of S. cerevisiae Kex2, which processes alpha-factor; Tup1-repressed): MLPIKLLIFILGYLLSPTLQQYQQIPPRDYENKNYFLVELNTTNSQKPLIDFISHYRGHYNFEHQLSSLDNHYVFSIDKSHPHNSFLGNHNSNEYNLMKRQLGHEQDYDELISYVESIHLLPMKKLSKRIPVPIEMEDVVFENRDDTGSDNHEATDEAHQKLIEIAKKLDIHDPEFTTQWHLINLKYPGHDVNVTGLWLEDILGQGIVTALVDDGVDAESDDIKQNFNSEGSWDFNNKGKSPLPRLFDDYHGTRCAGEIAAVKNDVCGIGVAWKSQVSGIRILSGPITSSDEAEAMVYGLDTNDIYSCSWGPTDNGKVLSEPDVIVKKAMIKGIQEGRDKKGAIYVFASGNGGRFGDSCNFDGYTNSIYSITVGAIDYKGLHPQYSEACSAVMVVTYSSGSGEHIHTTDIKKKCSATHGGTSAAAPLASGIYSLILSANPNLTWRDVQYISVLSATPINEEDGNYQTTALNRKYSHKYGYGKTDAYKMVHFAKTWVNVKPQAWYYSDVIQVNQTITTTPEQKAPSKRDSPQKIIHSSVNVSEKDLKIMNVERVEHITVKVNIDSTYRGRVGMRIISPTGVISDLATFRVNDASTRGFQNWTFMSVAHWGETGIGEWKVEVFVDDSKGDQVEINFKDWQFRIFGESIDGDKAEVYDITKDYAAIRRELLEKEKQNSKSTTTTSSTTTATTTSGGEGDQKTTTSAENKESTTKVDNSASITTSQTASLTSSNEQHQPTESNSDSDSDTDDENKQEGEEDNDNDNGNKKANSDNTGFYLMSIAVVGFIAVLLVMKFHKTPGSGRRRRRRDGYEFDIIPGEDYSDSDDDEDDSDTRRADEDSFDLGHRNDQRVVSASQQQRQYDRQQDEARDRLFDDFNAESLPDYENDMFKIGDEEEEEEEGQQSAKAPSNSEGNSGTSTKKYKDNEADEDHKDVVGTQ; encoded by the coding sequence ATGTTGCCAATAAAATTACtaatatttatattgggatatttattatcaccaactttacaacaatatcaacaaattccTCCTCGAGattatgaaaataaaaattattttttagttGAATTAAATACTACTAATTCTCAAAAACctttaattgatttcataTCCCATTATAGGGGTcattataattttgaacatcaattatcatcattagaTAATCATTATGTTTTCAGTATTGATAAATCTCATCCTCATAATTCGTTTTTAGGTAATCataattcaaatgaatataatttaatgaaaCGACAATTAGGTCATGAACAAGATtatgatgaattgatttcttaTGTTGAATCTATTCATTTATTACCCATGAAAAAACTTTCTAAAAGAATACCTGTCCCCATTGAAATGGAAGATGTGGTGTTTGAAAATCGTGATGATACTGGTTCTGATAATCATGAGGCAACAGATGAAGCtcatcaaaaattgatagaAATTGCTAAGAAATTAGATATTCATGATCCAGAATTCACTACTCAATGgcatttaatcaatttaaaatatCCTGGTCATGATGTTAATGTCACTGGTCTTTGGTTAGAAGATATTTTAGGTCAAGGTATAGTCACAGCATTAGTTGATGACGGAGTTGATGCAGAAAGTGATgatattaaacaaaattttaacTCTGAAGGGTCATGggattttaataataaaggCAAATCTCCTTTACCTCGACTTTTCGATGATTATCATGGTACTAGATGTGCTGGAGAAATAGCTGCTGTGAAAAATGATGTTTGTGGTATTGGTGTAGCATGGAAATCGCAAGTTAGTGGGATTAGAATATTATCTGGCCCTATTACTTCATCTGATGAAGCTGAAGCTATGGTATATGGATTAGATACTAATGATATTTATTCATGTTCTTGGGGCCCTACTGATAATGGTAAAGTCTTATCAGAACCAGACGTAATAGTGAAAAAAGCCATGATTAAAGGAATTCAAGAAGGTCGTGATAAAAAGGGAGCAATCTATGTTTTCGCTTCTGGAAATGGTGGTAGATTTGGTGATTCTTGTAATTTCGATGGTTATACTAATTctatttattcaattactGTTGGTGCCATTGATTATAAAGGATTACATCCACAATATTCTGAAGCTTGTTCTGCTGTTATGGTGGTTACTTATTCTTCTGGATCAGGTGAACATATTCATACCACTgatatcaagaaaaaatgtTCGGCAACTCATGGTGGTACTTCTGCTGCTGCACCTTTAGCTAGTGGGatttattcattaatattatcaGCTAATCCTAATTTAACTTGGAGAGACGTTCAGTATATTTCTGTATTAAGTGCTACTCCTataaatgaagaagatggtAATTATCAAACTACAGCTTTGAATAGAAAATATTCTCATAAATACGGTTATGGTAAAACTGATGCTTATAAAATGGTTCATTTCGCTAAAACTTGGGTAAATGTTAAACCTCAAGCTTGGTATTATAGTGATGTCATTCAAGTTAATCaaactattactactaccCCAGAACAGAAAGCTCCAAGTAAACGTGATTCTCCTCAGAAAATCATTCATTCATCAGTTAATGTTAGTGAGaaagatttaaaaattatgaATGTTGAAAGAGTTGAACATATTACTGTTAAAGTAAATATTGATTCTACTTATAGAGGTAGAGTTGGTATGAGAATTATTTCTCCCACGGGGGTTATTAGTGATTTAGCAACTTTCCGAGTTAATGATGCTTCAACTAGAggatttcaaaattggaCATTTATGTCAGTGGCTCATTGGGGTGAAACTGGTATTGGAGAATGGAAAGTTGAAGTTTTCGTTGATGATTCAAAAGGTGATCAAgttgaaattaatttcaaagatTGGCAATTTAGAATATTTGGTGAATCTATTGATGGTGATAAGGCAGAAGTTTATGATATAACTAAAGATTATGCTGCTATAAGAAgagaattattagaaaaagaaaaacaaaatagtAAATCAACCACTACAACCAGCagtactactactgctactacCACAAGTGGCGGAGAAGGTGATCAAAAAACTACTACACTGGcagaaaataaagaatcTACAACAAAAGTGGACAATCTGGCAAGCATTACCACTAGTCAAACTGCATCTTTGACATCATCAAATGAACAACATCAACCAACTGAATCAAATTCTGATTCTGATTCTGATACcgatgatgaaaataaacaagaagGTGAAGAAGACAATGACAATGACAATGGCAACAAAAAGGCCAATTCTGATAATACAGGATTTTACCTTATGTCaattgctgttgttggATTCATTGCTGTATTATTAGTTATGAAATTCCATAAAACTCCAGGAAGTGGTCGTCGTCGTAGAAGAAGAGATGGTtatgaatttgatattattcCTGGTGAAGATTATAGTGATTCtgacgatgatgaagatgattcCGACACCAGGCGTGCTGATGAAgattcatttgatttaggTCATAGAAATGACCAAAGAGTAGTATCGGcatcacaacaacaaagacaATACGATAGACAACAAGATGAAGCTAGAGATCgattatttgatgattttaatgCTGAAAGTTTACCTGattatgaaaatgatatGTTTAAGATTGGcgatgaagaagaggaagaagaggagGGACAACAATCAGCAAAAGCACCATCAAATTCAGAAGGAAATTCAGGAACTTCGACTAAAAAATATAAGGATAACGAGGCTGACGAGGATCATAAAGATGTTGTTGGTACACAGTAG